AGAGCGTTGTGCCTTCGCGTCCAACAAAGAGCTCTATGAGTTGTCAAAACAATTGGCCGACAATGAAATCGAACCACCAGCTGAAGGTCCCCAACATGAAGCATTAAATGAATGtgtaaatatagaatataaatcTGAGATAATTTGGCATGAGTGTACATTTAATAACAACGATGGCAAGGTTGAGAATACATATTACACAGCTGAAGGatcaaatgttgttgttgacttaccaacaaaaaatcaacCAAATGAACAGCAAATGGCCAAGGAGCTACCAATAGAGATTGtgacaaagaaattaaagGAAATACAATCAGCTGAAACAATTGAGGTAGATCTAGAGCAAAGTGCAGCAGTAAGTTATTAATTAGATaagtttctttaataattaacattcGCTTTTTCAGATTGCTGCTCATGAGCACATGTTGATGTTGAAGGATATTGCTGAATTTCAAGCTCAAGTGGATATGAGAAAAGCATTTGAGCAAATAAACCCATTCAAAAAATTGCTGCGCCTGATTAAACTCACGGGGAAAATTATTGGCAAGTTCCCACattacgtatacttgatatgcTACATTAAAAACTCTACCTTAGATAACTATTACATCTTCACTCTTCTGTTGCCTCTGGGCCTTGCCATCTATCTcgtctatatactatattttgacgtcaatatttatattaatgtgGAGCGTCGGTATTTGAAGAAAATGCGTTCATCtggtattttattgaaatggtTTTATTATGTGATGCACCTGCTAAATGTGAACATATTTTAGTtagttttcaataataaaaattgaagttGTCTGTGCACAATTGTTTTCCTCGCTATTCTGCACACAAATTGTGCaatgttgtaaaatatttataaatttaaatacatatttttggcGTAAGTGTTGAAATCTACACGCGCTCAAACgcctctgttctctgttctccTTTCTCCTCTAACCCCGTTTCTCTTTGCGCAGCAGCATCATCGAAAATCCCAAACCCCATTGCAAACGCCGCTTGaccaaatgaaaaacaaacaattcgcttttgttgttatccCAAATAACACTAAAACCTACAGCAagaataacagcaacagcaacaacaacaacgacgataATAAAAACGACACcgaaaataaactgaaattgtaaagtgttaaaaataataaattatttctgtTATTCTAAATGGTATTAGAGAGAGCGACGATGCATAAATTTAGCCTCACACGAGTGTTAGAAAAATATTACCTCGCAGTTTTTGGCCACTACTAAACCGAAATTCAAATGATACAATAATATTGCACATAGCAATGGACACAGAAGAGTCTTTATTATTAGTTTCAGCACTTTAAGCTGGTCGGAATTTCAGTTCTAGTACTTCACATGCTATtcaatatttctaaattattgtttaacccatttacattatttaataagcTAGGATGTACTTCATTTATACTCGCTACTCTTAGGTGTATTAAAATTCTGTATCCACAGAAATTGGaagtaaatgaattgaaatttaggCAAacgtacaatatatatttttgatcagcgtcaaacGCTGCCAAGTCTAAATTTCTTTAGTTGAAAATTTAGTAGATTTTTTactactttagtattttttgttaagttaattcagtatattttattttatattctatggCATAATTTCAAcgtagtattttttattatttcattattatttcttgttaaattaatttggtatattttgaattctatagtatatttttaacaaagtattttataaagttAGTATTTcttctaaaattaatttggtatattttgaatgaagtagatttttaattattggtataaattggtatatattgttaaattaacttggtatattttgaattctatggtatattttgagcgaagtagtatttttattactacattggtatttattgttaaatgaattcgatacattttgaattctatggtatattttgaacgaattagaatttttaatgactacattaatatttattgttaaatgaatttggtatatgttggtatatattaagagcgaagtaatattttgtattttttagtattttgttcaattaattttgtacattttattgcaaacgcatagcggatatctcatcatcgagcacactcaagtgtagctttcttacttgatttttaaatattttgtggctttcagttaattaaaatgatgcTTTGATGTGCAAAACTGGCTTACTTATTACTCTATGTTATCATTGCGTCCCACCTCGCAACCCTTTCGCCATTTGTGACAAGAGCTTAACGACAAATAGATATGTCGTAGCCCGCAGCGAGCTAATCCTTCAGCTTGAGGGGGCGAGACTtcattgtttatatatatggcacaatttgtataatttgaaCTTATTTTTGGGGTGATGCTTTGTGGGGCCATAAATCAAGACTACTTTCACGTTGGCCGTAAATACACACATAAGCCAAACGAAAGACGATGAAGAACCCAAACGAAACCTGGCCAAGACTCTCGACCATGACTCCCACAAAGGTGGCACAACATCGAACTTGTTCGTGCacttcgttttttattttggagCTAGGGCTCTCGCACTCGTCGCACTCGCAACTCTAgcgtgtgtacgtgtgtgtgtgtgtattgttatcacaacaacagcatctaAATTATCATGGCCAAAAGCGAAacgcaacggcagcagcaacatcgacaacagtaacaacaacagcaacaacaacagcaaccacaactcGTAGCAACAGCTTACAAcgtaaacacaacaaaacgaaGAGAGCGACGCGCAGACGCCAAACACGAAACATTTTTTACTAATAAATCGCCACAAGCGATTTTCCCATAGCTCAGTTCCTctttataatacatatttcacATGAAATGCCGCCGGCGGCgaggaaaagcaaaagaaatagaaCAGAACTTGATCAAAATTGGCAACTCTTTGATTTCAGTTGCTTCATCCCAAGTCTATTAATTTAAGTCGAGCTTAATTGCATATACAAATCTGATGCTCAAAGTTTGTCAAGAGAAAAGCTTTCTCACATTTCTGATGTTAtgataaaatcaaaattattgttCATACCAAATGAAACACATTTTTTGAattcataaagaaaatatatcgATTAGGGAttgtcattaatttaatttatagttttcAGTTCttacttataaaaaaaacacaaaattctGAAACTCAAAtccaattttaaaataaagtccttgctttaaatttgttttatttacccTAAAAATGTTTCCATGATTCCAAAACTTTGAAACTTAAGaattttattcacttttcTTTCTTCAACTGTTTACTCCTTTATTTTatctcatttaaatttatagagCTGCTTTTGGAATTTGTACGTCGTTGAATATTTCTGTTGCCCTTTTTCTCAATAACTTTCCATTGACGTTGTGTGGCAAACTGTCCACAAATTTAACACCCGCATGCAACTGTTTGTACTCCACTGAAATACGCTTTACCACATGCCGAATAACTTGTTGTTCACTCAACAAACTGTTTGGTTGTTTCACGATTAACGCACCAGCCGCATCATTGTATGATTTATCGCGAATGCCGacgacacacacagagtgcaCTTCTGGCAACTCCATAATGATCTTTTCGATATCATTGGGCGcataatgaaatgatttgTATCTGAGTAAATCCTTTTTACGATCGACCACATAGAGATTGTTATCACTGTCAAAATAACCCAAATCTCCCATATAAAACCAACCATCTGAATCCAAAGTTTTGGCTGTTTGCTCTGTATTGCCATAATATCCACTCCAATTCTGATTTGTCTTAATGATTATTTCACCAATCTCATTGTGGCCCAGATACGTGCCCTGATCACTCAAAATTCTGACACTTTTCCTTGGCAATAAGCCGCCAACGAAATTGTCTATCGTTGGATTTatggcagctgcaacaacatcGGTTTCGCTTGTTCCATAGAGACAGATAAAGAAAGTATTGGGAAGAGTTCTTTGAGCTGCTCGCACCAGATTCGTTGAGACCCAACCTCCGCCATAGGTAATAATCTGAAGACTCGATAGATTTTCCACAGTTGCCAGTGGACTATGGAAAACGTCTTGAAACTGCCAATTTGACATGTGGCAAACAGTCACCTCATGTTTCTTAATGATTTCAACTAATCGCTCTGCACTAAAGAGTTGATTGGAAACGATGCGCGGTGCTCCACTGACTGTAGATATTAAGACGGTCTTAATGCCGCTTATCCAGTCAATAGCTGTGTTTGTGAATATAACTTCCTTAGTGCCACCAgtgctgcaaatgaaatgataaaCCATTATTATTACACATTTGAAGGGTTGTTCATGAACGAACGAAAAAATTGCTCTTCAGTAAAATGAACTGAATAAACTCGCTTTGATcgttctttttcgtttttttcatTAGTTCATTCATGTTCAGTTTTCaatgttcttttcttttgtttattttttttcagtttcacTCTTTTGATCTTTAGTACGTTCTTGATAATTTTTTGATTAGTCTTCATTTTGCGATTTACTTTCTTCCACTATTGTGCAGATATTTAGTGTGTGTTTAATCGTTAAAATAAGAGTCAAaagaattatgaaaatatttaaaaatttaaactcatttataaaactgaatagtttaataattcctttaaaaataatagtgCACTTCAGATAAATCAAATCTGATTTAAAACAATTGAACGAAGATCGTCAACAAAACGAATTGTGATCGATCGTTGAACGAAATCGTTGAATCGCATCAAAACTGAACGAAGGATGTTTAAACAACACTAATTTACAGTATTAAATTACACTCACTTTCCTATCAGTACCAATTGAGCATTGGATAAGGTCACGGCTTTAGGCAATCCCGTTGTGCCAGAGGTGCAAATAATGCCCATTGTTTGATTTTCACCAATCACTAATTTTGTGGGACTGTAAAATCAGATACAATCAATATATTAGTGTAAGCAAtcgcaattttatttactaactTGTAAGAATTTTCGCTGGTCGTTGGCCTAAAATGGTCTTCAATCTTTGACACATTCGCAATGTGATTGATAAGCGTGCAAATTGTGGGATTCCATTCAAGAGTTATCGACTTGATTAGATCGTAATCGTTGCCATCGCAGAATATCAGCTTAGGTTTCGTTATCGCATATAATGCAGCAATAACATCCGGCTCCAACAACGGATTAACAGCATGAAAGGGTGTGGCATTGAATAAACACGCAAACATAACGTGAGTATCGTGTACATTATTACGGGACAAAATACCAATAACGTGCTCATGGGTGAATCCTGAATCCTTAAAGTACTGAGCTAAACGTATGGACATTGTTAATGTCTCCTCACATGTAATAACTTCATTTTTCTCATGCCAAACctaagaattaaataaaatgttaaatttaaagatagAAAAACATCTTTATGAAATAACCCTTTACCTGACATATATTTTTGGGATTCTCCTTGAgtgcattgaaaataacatcTCCTATGGTTATGTCAGTATCATAAAATACCTCCATATCATCTCCATGCCATAGTTTCTCTTCCTCATTGTATGTCGTTTcaataattaacattttagtTCACTAAATGCTCCGATCTTAACTGCGAAACAGTCTCCAATACACTAATTGCCGTTAGTCGATAATACAGTTTAGAATTGAGAATTTTGTGTTGAAGCCAAGTTGCAGTTGGATGATAACGCTGATAAGTTGAGTACTAGGAATCGCTGATAAAGTTATTTGTAGAAAGTTCATGACTTTCGCACAAACCAATTTCGATTAATCTGCTAACATATGTATAATCtactaaaattatatagaTAAGCTTATCTTCAATCCAATCTTTAGAAATATGATAATGTTTTATTGGATAGGTCAACGTATCAATAGAAGCTATTGAAATAAACTAAAAGTTTAAATCGAACTGATTACGTACAAGTTGTAGACTACAAccgatttttattaaatttataataaacaagaatgcaagctacagtcaagtgtgctcgcctgtgagatacccgttattcattttgaatagaagcaaaacagtgcagtataaTTCCTGATTCAGGTTTCGatcataaaaattgtataaggtattaaagaaatacttttgtatgggaaaaaacacctacttactaaggatcttagttgctttggctttcaATCTGATATGTTTTGCtctctttggtatttttagaatatagtactatatcaatataccaaatataacctttgtcgtgtgtttagtatttttggtatatttatttggtatattttgaaattaaaaatataatattcaaaatgagtatcGGGTATCTCAAGTCAAAGACACCTGACGGCAATTAGGGTATACATAtgatacataaatatttcatagatatcttataacataatttgcaataaattcttttttaatcGTATATTATTACCCTAACATTGGGCagctttaaattaatgttgtaaggtagaaaatgttaaataaaccTTCACTCATTCTAACATAAAAAACTTTCAGTTGTCTTTTCCTGTTATtccaataaaatattctaacAAATGTAAGaatatatatcataataaaatactatatgtatatttctcTTCATTCTTATCCTTAAGTAGTATAATTAAGTGAGGTCAGCCATACAGAGATGTTGTCTGAATGCGTACGCGCAGAAGAGTTTCCACACCTCGAAGGGCTCAATTGAACTTAAGGGcattcccacacacacacacacacacacacgcatacttAGCAAGCACACACCCACATGCAGCTAAagatgtacacacacacacagacacagacacaaaccAATATGAAATGTGGGAACTTTTTGGCTCTTAATCAGTTTGCCTTGAAGACGAGACCAAATCGCATACAGCAAACACATACACCTCTGAggcatactcacacacacacacacacacactgataaATTGAAACCTatctttggtattttgtttttctttgaaGCAACAATGCGCCAACAATGAGCCCAAGGCAATCCTTAGTACGACTACGACGCTCATTTATTTCACAGTCGTGGACAAGATAATCGCCAATGTCCGCTTAGAGgtagacgacgacgacgacgacgaagacgacgaaAATGCTTAGTTCCAATAGCAAATGGCATGTCTCTCGTATAGGAGTGTGTACTCGTAAGTTGAatggtatatgtatgtatgtagtatatgaAGACCGTCTAAAGTCGTTATTCGGCTCATTTTGTGTGGCTTTaggaaatgtatttcaataattttcacACGAAAATCAGTTGAATGAAGTTGTTGTAGCTTtggcttttttcttttgatttgtttcTCTTCTCAGCTCTAAAGTCATTTGTATGTCTTTTAAGTCTTAATTTGTGTGGCAGTCactagaaaagaaaataaaaaaaaacaaaacgtaaaGGAGGGAGAAAGAGTGGAGCACAGTTGAAGTCTGTGTGCCGCACGCCAGTTGCAACATCTCTGTCGTTTTGCCCAGAAGCGGCAGCTGGCCAAGTAACCGAGCCATGTTTGCATGGCCATCAGTCAGAGCTCAActagcagcggcagcggcagccacagtcacagctTCGGGAACAGCTCCATTTACAGCTCCAGCCTCAGCACAGCATCagtccagcttcagcttcagctccagtttcagtagcagcagctgctaGACAAGCGCACATGCAACTGGcttacacacgcacacctcacacacacacacatacagtacATTCATGCACATCCTGTCCCAACCCAGTCAGCCAAGCTAGTTGACAGACGGCATAAGGGTAAGAGTAAGGGAAAGCgggaggcagagagagagaaaaaacggAACTGTCACAGCGTCgtcagtcgtcgtcgtcgttggtgCTGCCACCTTTGGGGCCTCAGtcagctcctgctgctgcttcagcttcagtttgaGCTTCATTTGGGTATCACAGTCGTGTTGGCATCGTTGTCATGGGCAACaacgtttgctgctgctgttgctgctcggGCACCTCTGGGGCCTGTTTCGcttgtaattataatattccaGCCAACCCAAAATGTTGCCCCaggccaagcagcagcagcagcagcgacagcgacagccacAACGGACAAGGCAGGAAGATGAAGCGGCGTCGTCGTCACAGCCACACggaacttttgttgttgctgccacagccgttgctgctgcttctgctgctgctgcctttgcctttgctttcgCTATTATTGCTGCTTCTcctcatgttgttgttgctgttgctgtagctgctaTAGAACGTTGCTGTGCCGCATGCAACACGATGTCGCCTAAAGACATTGCGGATGACCTCGAGCGCCACAAATGCTGATTACGTAGCCGCTCCCTTCTCCATTTcctcaaaaaaatataagaaagctgcagtcgggtgtgatcgactgtgagatacccgctactcattgagaataaaagcaaaacagggTGGtactcatttttaaatatacaaaatattatacctatacagtgcggtattaattttaaaatatataaaataatatatcttaaaaatacttttaaaaaaaaatatttggtatattgctatagttctgtattaaaaatataccaaagagtacaaattataccagattgtcagccaaaacaacaaagacccatagtaagtaggcgttttagccccaaaagtatttctcaaataacttatacaatttttatcctctcgcaaccaaattttcatttttagaaaacattaaaactactatagttattattgtatgtattattGCAACTCTACATCCAAAATTATGGAAGTTATTCGATTCTTGTTGATTTGTAGGGGtgggagtgggcgtggcaaaaatgtcaaataatattgatctGCGGGCAAGCACAACAAgtgctgccaaaaaaaattatatctctttCTCTAATAGTCTTTGTGATCTAGGTATTCATACgcacggacagacagacagacggattgACGGACATGGCCATATCACCTCGTGTTGACGCTGAACaggaatatattatatatatcctgcctgttacatatattttctggaggcacaaagttataatacccttccaccCTATGAGtagagggtataaaaaagaggaacacaaaacatacatacacgaAACTTGCATACTCTATGAAAGTgggaaaaaacaataaagagTATTCATATAATTGTGCAGCACTTTTAATAGAGCATTTAACGGAGCTTCAGCCTCACATTGTGATTGATGGCCACTCGTTGTGTACTCGCTGAAGTCTGCTTCAGACTCCTTCGATTTGCATCCAAAGGAGGAGAAGAGCAAGCTTTTTTGTTGTGACGCCCGCCAGCTCaactagttgttgttgttgttgttcttgtttttgttgtcgttgtctcgTGCATATTTGCTCTGACCAACTATACAAACGAGTCCGAGCACGAGAGCACTATACGTGTAGGCGTAGCTGAGTATAAGTGtgagagtatgtgtgtgtatgtgtgtgtgtgtgtgtgtgtgtatgagtggaGTCAGCCTCAGTGCGTGTGTTCGTGTTCGTGTAGCTGGGATGCCCATTTACATAGCTTGaggtatttcaatttatttcattgtgcttttcatat
This is a stretch of genomic DNA from Drosophila albomicans strain 15112-1751.03 chromosome 3, ASM965048v2, whole genome shotgun sequence. It encodes these proteins:
- the LOC117568466 gene encoding uncharacterized protein LOC117568466 isoform X2, which translates into the protein MHRQMQTRNFQDESDELYVNKLFLAKSSSDTCLRSVKFSADGQMTTVKSDNFNDHHLQANLELPELKERCAFASNKELYELSKQLADNEIEPPAEGPQHEALNECVNIEYKSEIIWHECTFNNNDGKVENTYYTAEGSNVVVDLPTKNQPNEQQMAKELPIEIVTKKLKEIQSAETIEIAAHEHMLMLKDIAEFQAQVDMRKAFEQINPFKKLLRLIKLTGKIIDNYYIFTLLLPLGLAIYLVYILYFDVNIYINVERRYLKKMRSSGILLKWFYYVMHLLNVNIF
- the LOC117568811 gene encoding uncharacterized protein LOC117568811 — its product is MLIIETTYNEEEKLWHGDDMEVFYDTDITIGDVIFNALKENPKNICQVWHEKNEVITCEETLTMSIRLAQYFKDSGFTHEHVIGILSRNNVHDTHVMFACLFNATPFHAVNPLLEPDVIAALYAITKPKLIFCDGNDYDLIKSITLEWNPTICTLINHIANVSKIEDHFRPTTSENSYNPTKLVIGENQTMGIICTSGTTGLPKAVTLSNAQLVLIGNTGGTKEVIFTNTAIDWISGIKTVLISTVSGAPRIVSNQLFSAERLVEIIKKHEVTVCHMSNWQFQDVFHSPLATVENLSSLQIITYGGGWVSTNLVRAAQRTLPNTFFICLYGTSETDVVAAAINPTIDNFVGGLLPRKSVRILSDQGTYLGHNEIGEIIIKTNQNWSGYYGNTEQTAKTLDSDGWFYMGDLGYFDSDNNLYVVDRKKDLLRYKSFHYAPNDIEKIIMELPEVHSVCVVGIRDKSYNDAAGALIVKQPNSLLSEQQVIRHVVKRISVEYKQLHAGVKFVDSLPHNVNGKLLRKRATEIFNDVQIPKAAL
- the LOC117568466 gene encoding uncharacterized protein LOC117568466 isoform X1, with translation MHRQMQTRNFQDESDELYVNKLFLAKSSSDTCLRSVKFSADGQMTTVKSDNFNDHHLQANLELPELKERCAFASNKELYELSKQLADNEIEPPAEGPQHEALNECVNIEYKSEIIWHECTFNNNDGKVENTYYTAEGSNVVVDLPTKNQPNEQQMAKELPIEIVTKKLKEIQSAETIEVDLEQSAAIAAHEHMLMLKDIAEFQAQVDMRKAFEQINPFKKLLRLIKLTGKIIDNYYIFTLLLPLGLAIYLVYILYFDVNIYINVERRYLKKMRSSGILLKWFYYVMHLLNVNIF